Part of the Cryptococcus neoformans var. grubii H99 chromosome 2, complete sequence genome is shown below.
CAGAGACATCGGTATGGTTAGGATGGTTGAGAGATACGCATTGTATGCAATATGGTGATTCGTTAATTCACTATGGCAAGTCGCTGATACACAATGATGAATAGCATTCCGCGAGCTGGTGCAATTGCAAAATGGGCAAATATCCTCCATAGCTCTGGTCCCAGAGTTTTCATGGCTGCTTGTCTTAAGTTCGGGTATCCTTCTCGCATTCAACCTCAAGAGAATGATGCCTACATCCGACCCTTCAACATGGATAAGCATGGGGAGAGCCCAAGGACAACTCCTTAATCAACCTGGGCATTCGGCTGCTTGGATATATACTGGCAAAACTAAGGGCCGAACACTGAGTGAGCTGTCCATCGTTTGTGTTGTCCTGGGTAGGACTGACTGTTGGGGAATGGAAAGTAACATATGTCGTCTATAATCGAAACACGCATGGTTCCGCTCTCAATTTTCTCGAACCGATGTTCGACAACAGCTATCcatccgcttcttctctccttcctgacCCTGTTTTCCGCAGATTCGCCGCGCTCCACCTTCCTGGGTATGCCTCTTCAATCACTTTCTTCCGGCAGACTGTAGCGATTACCACAGAAAAGACGATTGTTATAGCAGAACCTGGCAATCCGGTGTTCAATTGTGTACCCACCGCCGGTAGTACTGCCTCTTTAGCTGAGGACGCCATGGTTGCTAAACTTTTGGATGGCCACGCTAGGACAAGGGCCGAAGGGAAGCCTTTAGGTATGTGGCAGACAGGAGGCGACGAATTTATTCTGGTATACGATTGGGGAGCATGCTTTGTGACCAAATGTAAGGGCTAAAGAGAAGTACTTGTAAGCAGCGCGCTGACTCGCAAACAACTTAGTTGGAGAAATATGCCGATCAGCGGCTTTTTTGGTCTGGAATTTGTTCCCGGTCTACGCGATCTTCCGTTCTCCTTATCTTCTACTGTTTGACGATTCTGGTCGCGCAGAGGTCCGCAATGTGGCCTCGGGGAAGATGTACGAAGTTATCGAAGAGAAAGGTCTTCGTATGATGTCCCGTACCAGAGAAGAGCAGGGGATGCTGGGTTGGAGCGAAAAAGGTTTGATCCAGCTCGTAGAGGTAAGTTTCGATGACCTCAAGAGTAGAAGCCTTTATTAACAAGTCCTGTGGATGTTTGTAGACGGTTGAATTGTAATGTCATATAATGTTGTTGAATGAAGCTTCTTTGAGATACTATGAAGTTTGCCCATCAATAATACCCACTACTACGAAATGTCTACTACGAGATGGGTTCGAGGCAATGAAATGATCGCACTGTAGTAATAATTTTCAATATGTCTGCTCATTCTACAGGGGCTTCTGTTGCGTGGGATGGCGTGTACTCTATGGACGTGCAAAAGCGATAAAGCCTGAAACACTTGTAGAAAAAAGCAATTGcgtgaggaagaagtggccGAGGCTCAATGGAAGTTACAAAATCCACTGACACCAGCTGGTGTCCTGATCCATTTGCGTTCCGTAATTGACGCGGAGTTTTGGAATTCTCTCATCATGCATGATGTGGACTCTGCTGTCATCCTCGTTGTCCTATCTGCAATCGCTTCTCGACGACAACTAATTTATTTATCTCATTCACTTACATCGCCCTGAAACCATCAACAATGTCTGAAGGAGCTGGTTCATCGTCAAAGCTTGGCAAGAGAGCGCGTGACGGTGAAAGCACCTCTCCTGCTCCGGAGGATGCCAACAACAACGGATCAGAAGTACCAGAGATGCCTCCTGCCGATATGGAGGATTCatctgatgatgagattGGTCCCATGCCTGGAGGGGACATAGTGATATCAAacgggagaaagaaaaagcgCACTGGTGAGCATGTCTTGCTACTGCACAGGCCACAGACAATCGAGCTCATGACACCCAGTTCTTCCGCATGAAAAGCTCTACTTGGCATCTCTTCCTGATACCGACCGCTATTACAAGTCTTTTATGCACCGGGAACCCCTGAACTCTATTACAATGACCAGGTGAGGAATCATCGCTCCACATGCATTATTAGCATCTGACAAAACTAGAACGAACTTTGTCATTACGACATCCATTGACGGCCATCTCAAGCtctggaagaagcaagagcaGGGTATTGAGTTTGTTAAACACTACCGCGCATCCCTCAAGGCCATTGTGGGCGTGAGTGCCAGTGACGATGGTAAGCTGTTTGCCACGGTTTCGGAGGGTGGTGAAGGGCGCGTGTTCGATGTCGTCAACTTTGGTATGTTGCTTTATATCCCTTTTGCAATGACCATTCTAAACATATTTACAACTGCTAGATATGATAAATATCTTGAAATTCCCATATACTCCGAAAGCATGTTGCTGGATCCATGAGCCTGGAGCCGGGCAGCCATTATTGGCGGTCTCCGATGCCGCTAGCCCAACTATCAGGATATAcgatggaagaggggaCGGCAAACCCTTATATGAGCTTACCAAACTCCACCGAGCTCCTGTGCACCTCATGGTCGTGAGTATCCGTCCTATCTCCTACCGTTAGTCTGACAGTTATATTAGTACACGGCCAAATATGATTGCGTTGTCTCTGCCGACGAAGATGGCTTTGTGGAATATTGGCAACCCAGCGAACCTTGGGACCTTCCTTCAGTCCCTGGCTTGTGGCAGTATAAGTCTTCCACTGATCTTTTCCATTTCAAAAAGGTGTGTCCAACCTGACCGACGCACAATTAACAACAGTTACAGTCAAAGACCATCCCCACTTCTCTCACTTTCTCTCCCAATTCCTCGCACTTTGTGAcccttgctcttccctcccGAGCTGTTCATATCTTCAACTTCCTTACGGGAAAGCTTACAAGGACGTACGATGAATCCCTTACGGCTGTTATGGAGATGCAACAGGCAGGT
Proteins encoded:
- a CDS encoding peptidylprolyl isomerase domain and WD-repeat protein 1 translates to MSEGAGSSSKLGKRARDGESTSPAPEDANNNGSEVPEMPPADMEDSSDDEIGPMPGGDIVISNGRKKKRTVLPHEKLYLASLPDTDRYYKSFMHREPLNSITMTRTNFVITTSIDGHLKLWKKQEQGIEFVKHYRASLKAIVGVSASDDGKLFATVSEGGEGRVFDVVNFDMINILKFPYTPKACCWIHEPGAGQPLLAVSDAASPTIRIYDGRGDGKPLYELTKLHRAPVHLMVYTAKYDCVVSADEDGFVEYWQPSEPWDLPSVPGLWQYKSSTDLFHFKKSKTIPTSLTFSPNSSHFVTLALPSRAVHIFNFLTGKLTRTYDESLTAVMEMQQAGTAVFKLDDMDFGRRLAAERELDRGESGPGGLLRTANAVWDESGNFVLYPTMLGIKVVNAVTNKVARVLGKDETLRFLNIALYQGAPAKKGVTTIQMAASANPLLQDKASRDPHLFATAYQKQRFYLFARSDKEESKGERDVFNERPTREEQTVAVPVEEKKRPSAKRCTIHTTKGDISVQLFPDEAPKTVENFITHARNGYYNGTIFHRIIKKFMIQGGDPFGDGTGGESIWGGTFEDEISPRLRHDRPYTLSMANAGPGTNGSQFFITTVPCQWLDGKHTVFGRAVGGLDSVDAIEDAKTDKNDRPFEDISISSITVE